GCACGGGCAAGCAGTACGGCCTCAAGCAGGACTTCTGGGTGGACGAGCGGCGTGACCCCATCAAGGCCACGCACGCGGCGGCGGCGTACCTGAAGGACCTCTACGGCGAGCTGGGCCACTGGTACCTGGCGTGGGCGGGCTACAACACGGGCTCGTACCGGGTGCGCAAGATGGTGACGCGCTACGGGACGAACGACTTCTGGGTGCTGGCGGAGGAGCCCGGGCTGGCGAAGGAGACGAAGCACTACGTTCCCAAGCTCATCGCCGCGGCGCTGGTGGCGAAGAACCCCACCGCGTTCGGCTTCTCCGAGGAGGAGTTCCAGTACGAGTCCACGCTGGAATACGACGAGGTGAAGCTCACGGACGCGACCGACCTGGACGTGGTGGCGCGCGCGGCCGGGGTGAGCGTGCAGGACGTGCAGGAGCTGAACCCGGAGCTCAAGCGCTGGTGCACGCCTCCGGCGACGGCCGCGAAGCCCTACACCCTGAAGCTGCCGCGCGGCACCACGACGCTCTTCGCGCAGAACCTGGCGAAGCTGTCGCCCGCGGACCGGCTGACGTTCCGGGTGCACACGGTGAAGAAGGGCGACACGCTGTCGCAGATTGCCCAGAAGTACGGCACGGCGCCGGAGGCCATCCTCCAGATGAACCGGCTGAAGAGCGCGCGGGTGCTGAAGGTGCGCGCGGAGCTGGTGATTCCGGTGCCGGCGAACGGCCGGGGTGGCAGCGGTGACGCGGGCGGTGGCGCGGTGGCATCCGGCGCGCTGGCGGCGAAGGTGGCGCAGGCGCGGCGCAGCGGCGTGGTGGCGACGCGGCCGGAGGACGAGGTCCCGGCGGGCACGCCCCGGGGCCCCGTGGCGGCGGGCCCCGTGAAGACGGAGAAGGTGGATGGCAAGACGCGCATCACCTACGGCGTGCAGGAGGGCGACAGCCTGTGGCTCATCGCCAACCGCTTCCAGGTGTCGGTGGACGACCTGAAGAAGTGGAACAACCTGCCCAAGCGCAACCGCACGCTGTCGCTGGGCACGCTGCTCGCGGTGTGGCCGCCGGAGTCCAAGGGCGCGGCGCCGGCGAAGGTGGAGGAGCGCGGCGGCACCATCGTGGTGGCCAACGCCGTGGCGGGGCAGGCGCCCGTGGGCCCCAAGGGCAAGGTGCACACGCTGGCCGAGGGCGAGACGCTCTGGTCGGTGTCGCAGCGCTACAACGTGTCCGTCGAGGACATCATGAAGTGGAACCACATCAAGGACCACCGCACGGTGCCCACCGGCAAGCTGCTGTCGCTGAGCGCGCCGTAGCGGCAGGAGGGCATGGCGCGACGGCCGGGACCTTGCAGTCCCCGGCGCCATGCTCGCATCCGCATTGCATCGAGAGTCACTGCTTCTTCCCTCTGAAACGCCCGACACGCGCGAGTCCTCGCCTGTCTTGTCCGTCCTGCCCCGTGGAGTCGAACGTCCGGGGGACAGGACGGTCTCTGGTGGCAACTCGCTGACGCGCTTCAGCGGGCCTGTTCCAGCTATCGGTCAGGCACCGCGAGGGCTGTCCGTCGCCCCGCCGTCCGACGGAGTGTCCGACCAGGAAAAGCGCGCACGTGACATCGCGACAGGCACGGCGGCGACCGTCGTCACGCAAGAGGAGGCGCGGCGTGCCTCACAGGTGACGGCGTCGGCCGCACCGGCAGCCCCGGCGGATGCGACGCGTGCGGTGGCGGCTGGGGGCCTGGGCGTCATGGAGCCTCCGGTCGACTTCGCGGGCACGGCGATTCCGGCGACAGGTGGCCTGGAGCATCCGCGCTTCGCCGGGTCGCCGCAGCTCGCGGACGTGGCATCCGGCGCGACGGTGCTCGGCACGGGCTCGAAGGGGGACGGCCTTCGCGCGGTGCAGGGCGCACTCATGGACATGGGGTTCGCGCTCTACGGCGGCGCGGACGGACGCTACGGACCGGACACGGCGCGCGCGTTCCGCAACTTCCAGGTGCATGCGGGCCTGCGATCCAGTGGTGTGCTCGACGCCGCCACGCTGAAGGCCCTGGAGGCGCTCGCTCCGGCTCCGGGCTCACGGGGACAGTCGCGCGCCCTGCCCTCTCCGTTCTACTCGGGCCAGCCCGTGCGCGTGGTCATCGCACTGCGCGAGCACCGCACCTTCCTCTTCGACCCGGAGGGGAGGCTCGTGGACATCTTCCCCAACGCGGTGGGCACCGCCGCCACGCCCACGCACCCGGGACTCAAGGTCGTCCGCGCGAAGTTGGACCAGGTGGCCACCGAGGACGCGGGCGCGCGGCTGTGGAACGACCGGCACGTGTTCGGCTCGCGGCTGCTGGACCTGTCCTGGGCGGATGGACGCCGCAGCGGCGAGGAGCTGCATGGCACCAGCGCCCCTGCCCTGCTCGGCGGCGACGTGTCCCACGGCTGCATCCGTCACGCGAACGAGGACATCCTCGTGCTGCATGACGCGCTCGCCGTGGGCGACCGCATCGCGGTGGTGGAGACGCTCCAGGATCCGCACCTGGGCGTCCCCGTCACCGTGGGCTGATGGCCTACTGCTCTTCCAGGAGCATCTTCAGCTCCCGGACGCGCTTGCTGATGTAGTCGCGGTCCAGCTTGCGGAAGTTCTCCGGAAGCAGCGCCCGGCTGGTGCACTCCTGCACCGCCACCAGGTTCTGCATCTCGATCTCCAGCGGGTAGCTGGGCGGCACGAAGTCCGCCAGCACCGCGGCCAGGTCGTCCTTCGTCACCT
This DNA window, taken from Corallococcus coralloides DSM 2259, encodes the following:
- a CDS encoding LysM peptidoglycan-binding domain-containing protein codes for the protein MPLSLLLLALASVPSSQGVAPSPVPLPGVHAVPPSQAPSLTADGSLATPPAPMEEGEETEEVENESAELEELRALEGATLDPEAKPNAEMMQSLRRLGLTNPLRLRMLDALEEPTFREDDTAPPLARITDLANFDISQVKDRYDIPVDMQPRVAEYIQFFQGPGRKWFRKWMARSTRYLPVMQPILEAKGLPRDTVYLAMIESGFSAHAYSWAHASGPWQFISSTGKQYGLKQDFWVDERRDPIKATHAAAAYLKDLYGELGHWYLAWAGYNTGSYRVRKMVTRYGTNDFWVLAEEPGLAKETKHYVPKLIAAALVAKNPTAFGFSEEEFQYESTLEYDEVKLTDATDLDVVARAAGVSVQDVQELNPELKRWCTPPATAAKPYTLKLPRGTTTLFAQNLAKLSPADRLTFRVHTVKKGDTLSQIAQKYGTAPEAILQMNRLKSARVLKVRAELVIPVPANGRGGSGDAGGGAVASGALAAKVAQARRSGVVATRPEDEVPAGTPRGPVAAGPVKTEKVDGKTRITYGVQEGDSLWLIANRFQVSVDDLKKWNNLPKRNRTLSLGTLLAVWPPESKGAAPAKVEERGGTIVVANAVAGQAPVGPKGKVHTLAEGETLWSVSQRYNVSVEDIMKWNHIKDHRTVPTGKLLSLSAP
- a CDS encoding L,D-transpeptidase family protein; amino-acid sequence: MEPPVDFAGTAIPATGGLEHPRFAGSPQLADVASGATVLGTGSKGDGLRAVQGALMDMGFALYGGADGRYGPDTARAFRNFQVHAGLRSSGVLDAATLKALEALAPAPGSRGQSRALPSPFYSGQPVRVVIALREHRTFLFDPEGRLVDIFPNAVGTAATPTHPGLKVVRAKLDQVATEDAGARLWNDRHVFGSRLLDLSWADGRRSGEELHGTSAPALLGGDVSHGCIRHANEDILVLHDALAVGDRIAVVETLQDPHLGVPVTVG